The following coding sequences are from one Coffea arabica cultivar ET-39 chromosome 11e, Coffea Arabica ET-39 HiFi, whole genome shotgun sequence window:
- the LOC113718084 gene encoding phytochrome-associated serine/threonine-protein phosphatase-like, producing the protein MHSIPANITLLRGNHESRQLTQVYGFYDECQRKYGNANARRYCTDVFDYLTPSAIIDGTVLCVHGGLSPDIRTIDQIRVIKRKCEIPHEGPFCALMWSGPEDIETWAVSPRGAGWLFGSRVTSEFNHINKLDLVCQAHQLVQEGLKYMFQDEGLVTVWSAPNYSSWICSVNFELQ; encoded by the exons ATGCATTCG ATACCTGCTAATATTACACTACTACGTGGAAACCATGAAAGCAGACAACTAACCcag GTGTATGGATTCTATGATGAATGCCAGAGAAAGTATGGAAATGCTAATGCACGGCGGTATTGCACTGACGTTTTTGACTATCTAACACCGTCAGCTATTATAGATGGAACA GTACTATGCGTCCATGGTGGCCTTTCTCCGGACATTAGAACTATTGACCAG ATTAGGGTCATCAAAAGGAAATGTGAAATTCCCCATGAAGGGCCCTTCTGTGCCCTCATGTGGAGTGGCCCTGAAGATATTGAAACATGGGCAGTCAGTCCAAGAGGAGCAGGCTGGCTCTTTGGATCCAGGGTTACTTCTGAG TTCAATCATATTAACAAGCTTGACCTAGTTTGTCAGGCCCACCAACTAGTGCAGGAAGGCCTAAAATACATGTTTCAAGACGAAGGACTAGTTACT GTATGGTCTGCACCAAATTACTCGTCGTGGATATGTAGCGTCAATTTTGAGCTTCAATGA
- the LOC140021146 gene encoding uncharacterized protein, with amino-acid sequence MGNYAEKLKGAVVEEVCTATKVQEVSKPDDHLIQLGVTKLSSSAGFEQPQNDLAMELPVREERREMENQLEKVHGNEYQGTRFETNINPTDKLQSKADKNSLHHLNTDHQVVIVAASKPTTYDVQGNLNTAHMREQALVGEQLLMQKHSEQVHGNDEGTQATSSEASKEKLQSMADNNSLEHLYVELRGVENFGPTEHGIVEVNSPTVAGNLSPRPGVPQENLPESSGPSSSIDQSGGADRNPKQKRTKGFSGPNFTWSNNRRSRARISKRLDRFLVNGACLDLSYNISVLHLARHPSDHSPLKLSFVAQSDTKPRPFRFLNVWTTKPQLLEVIRQAWTQDVNGSPMRALCSKLLATRKAIQTWNKEHFGNVIDNVRSAEMAVQRAEEVVDQDDSEECQIELKKAQAELRYALSIEEQFWRQKARVKWLRQGDTNSKYFHAIVRQRRAQAMIHRIKKANGVWVDNEADIASEATTYFSELFSDSLGSSADMLQLIPPMISGEDNVKLEEIPSIEEVFRVLKAMDEESAAGPDGFTGKFFTFAWQVIAQDVYKAVLSFFCGAELPRFITSTSIVLIPKVPNPQDFSQFRPISLCNFFNKLLSRILADRVAGILPKIISPQQTGFVKGRNITENFLLAQEVISGMAKKNRGGNVVMKLDMSKAYDRVAWSHIINVLRRFGFGERFIDMVWRMISNVWFSVIINGSSYGFFKSSRGLRQGDPLSPALFIIGAEVLSRALNNLVMQPRFVSFKVPYGCPSITHLAFADDVLIFANGSSFSLKAIMKVLDDYQRCSGQLLNVQKSCYLVHPSVSMARRRLLDRISRFARKSFPIRYLGFPLYIGRCKSSYFGEVCHAILARILSWKSRLLSFGGKIILIKHVLSSIPVHLMSAAMIPSSVFKTIEKACSAFLWGSSPEESKLHWIRWPQLCYPVEEGGIGFRRLCDVYTSFSSKLWWKFRTESSLWSTFMKAKYCKYLHPCQVELRPTDSAIWRRMLNVSRQVELSILWVAKYGACHFWYDNWLGSGALFLKVPVIPNLTFRNFVNNGHWDLNLLYHTLPKEIAYSISEQMVPEEGSIAEVFWMPTTTGNFSLHSAFGDIRQTRPTSMVFASIWHSLIPLKVSFFMLRLLLRRIPTPDKLRKFGFHLLSKCFCCTEPSEESIEHLFSNGHIASFLWNYFGGLCGIKFSGSFLRARIVDWWLNSQDSELRKIICRILPSVICWQIWKARNKALFEGVQMQSSAIRQAIFSEIQSMVGIHFKQLIRLQSFCQLYDWSKAPGGTVVYQGIRWETKETGRYTLNTDGCAKGNPGIGGGGGILRDSTGLPMIGFSAYLGETTCLRAEACALLIGLQICIHNGFGNICVQSDSLVLIGIIQRRTQCPWKIRRYVNQIWQLLDDPPRFTHCYREANTVADALSNVGISHPDKQIEVYDTFSKFPRLARGAIRLDRIGIPSIRKMRIM; translated from the exons ATGGGCAATTATGCTGAAAAACTAAAAGGTGCAGTGGTGGAGGAAGTTTGTACTGCCACAAAGGTTCAAGAAGTTAGTAAGCCTGATGATCACCTAATTCAGCTTGGAGTAACTAAGTTGTCGTCCTCTGCTGGATTTGAACAACCACAAAATGATCTTGCAATGGAGCTGCCAGTTCGTGAGGAACGAAGGGAAATGGAAAACCAGCTGGAAAAGGTCCACGGGAATGAATACCAAGGGACCCGTTTTGAAACTAATATAAATCCCACAGACAAACTTCAGAGTAAGGCCGACAAAAATTCTCTTCATCATCTAAATACTGATCACCAAGTGGTGATAGTTGCTGCATCCAAGCCGACAACATATGATGTGCAAGGGAATTTGAATACGGCTCATATGAGGGAGCAAGCACTTGTTGGGGAACAATTGTTAATGCAAAAGCATTCAGAACAGGTCCATGGAAATGATGAAGGGACCCAAGCTACATCGTCTGAAGCATCAAAAGAGAAACTTCAGTCCATGGCCGACAATAACTCTTTGGAGCATCTCTATGTTGAGTTGCGAGGAGTGGAGAATTTCGGTCCTACAGAGCATGGGATAGTGGAGGTTAATTCACCAACTGTTGCAGGAAATTTGTCTCCCAGACCGGGTGTCCCACAAGAAAATTTGCCTGAATCATCAGGTCCTTCTTCAAGTATTGATCAATCAGGGGGGGCTGACCGTAATCCCAAACAAAAAAGGACAAAAG GCTTCTCAGGACCCAATTTTACATGGTCAAATAATCGACGAAGTAGAGCTCGGATTTCAAAGAGGTTAGACAGGTTCTTAGTCAACGGGGCATGTCTGGATCTTTCTTATAACATTTCTGTCCTTCACTTGGCTAGACATCCATCTGACCATTCACCGTTAAAGCTCTCATTTGTTGCTCAATCAGATACTAAGCCGCGTCCATTTCGATTTTTGAATGTGTGGACAACTAAACCACAACTCTTGGAGGTAATACGCCAGGCTTGGACTCAAGATGTCAATGGATCTCCGATGCGTGCTCTATGTTCTAAATTATTGGCAACAAGAAAAGCCATTCAGACATGGAACAAAGAACACTTTGGAAACGTGATCGATAATGTGCGATCTGCAGAAATGGCGGTGCAACGGGCAGAAGAAGTGGTAGATCAAGATGATTCGGAGGAGTGCCAGATTGAACTCAAAAAGGCTCAGGCGGAGCTGAGATATGCATTatcaattgaagaacaattttgGAGGCAAAAGGCTAGGGTAAAATGGCTTCGACAGGGAGATACTAATTCAAAGTATTTTCATGCGATAGTAAGACAGAGACGGGCTCAAGCTATGATTCATCGAATAAAAAAAGCCAATGGTGTTTGGGTGGACAATGAAGCTGATATAGCAAGTGAAGCAACCACCTATTTCTCTGAACTTTTCTCAGATTCTTTGGGATCATCTGCAGATATGCTACAACTCATTCCACCTATGATTTCAGGAGAGGATAATGTGAAGTTGGAAGAAATCCCTtcaattgaagaggtttttagAGTCCTGAAGGCAATGGATGAAGAAAGTGCTGCTGGCCCAGATGGATTCACgggaaaattttttacttttgcatGGCAAGTAATCGCCCAAGATGTCTACAAGGCGGTACTCAGTTTTTTCTGTGGAGCAGAGCTACCTCGTTTCATCACCTCTACTTCAATTGTTCTAATTCCAAAGGTGCCAAATCCTcaagatttttctcaatttagACCCATCAGCCTATGTAACTTCTTCAACAAGTTATTATCAAGGATCTTGGCAGACAGAGTGGCGGGAATATTGCCAAAAATTATTTCTCCCCAGCAGACAGGATTTGTGAAGGGTCGCAATATAACCGAAAACTTCCTACTTGCACAGGAGGTGATATCGGGTATGGCGAAAAAGAATAGAGGTGGTAATGTGGTTATGAAACTAGACATGTCTAAGGCATATGACAGAGTCGCATGGAGTCATATTATCAATGTTCTGAGAAGGTTCGGTTTTGGTGAGAGATTCATTGATATGGTTTGGCGAATGATTTCTAATGTCTGGTTTTCCGTCATTATAAATGGATCCTCATATGGTTTTTTCAAGTCTTCGAGAGGACTCCGTCAGGGGGACCCATTATCACCAGCATTATTTATTATAGGGGCAGAGGTGTTATCTAGAGCACTGAATAATCTTGTCATGCAACCAAGATTTGTGAGTTTCAAAGTTCCATATGGATGCCCGTCTATTACTCACTTGGCATTTGCGGATGATGTTCTTATATTTGCAAATGGATCCTCATTTTCCCTGAAGGCTATCATGAAAGTGTTAGATGATTATCAAAGATGCTCGGGCCAATTACTAAATGTACAAAAAAGCTGTTATCTGGTTCATCCATCTGTATCAATGGCAAGACGACGGCTGCTTGATCGCATCTCTAGGTTTGCCCGCAAGTCATTTCCAATACGCTATTTAGGGTTTCCGCTCTACATTGGAAGATGCAAATCATCTTATTTTGGAGAAGTTTGTCACGCAATACTAGCAAGGATTCTGTCTTGGAAATCAAGGTTACTTTCCTTTGGAGGAAAAATTATTCTAATCAAGCATGTATTATCATCAATACCAGTTCACCTAATGTCAGCTGCAATGATTCCCAGCTCGGTGTTTAAAACTATAGAAAAGGCATGCTCGGCATTCCTCTGGGGATCCTCACCCGAGGAATCGAAGCTTCATTGGATACGTTGGCCTCAATTGTGCTATCCAGTTGAGGAAGGGGGAATTGGATTTCGGAGATTATGTGACGTCTACACATCCTTTTCCTCCAAGTTATGGTGGAAATTCCGAACAGAATCATCACTGTGGTCGACCTTCATGAAAGCaaagtattgtaaatatttgcACCCTTGTCAGGTAGAACTCAGGCCAACGGATTCGGCAATTTGGCGAAGGATGCTCAATGTGAGCCGGCAAGTGGAACTCTCAATATTATGGGTGGCCAAATATGGGGCGTGTCATTTTTGGTACGATAACTGGTTGGGGAGTGGTGCATTGTTTCTAAAGGTTCCAGTTATCCCAAATTTGACGTTCCGAAACTTCGTAAACAACGGCCATTGGGATTTGAATCTTCTATACCACACATTGCCAAAGGAAATTGCTTATTCCATCTCAGAACAAATGGTCCCAGAAGAAGGAAGTATAGCTGAAGTCTTTTGGATGCCCACAACAACTGGAAATTTCTCTCTACATTCGGCTTTTGGGGACATTAGGCAGACCCGACCCACGTCTATGGTATTTGCTTCCATTTGGCACTCTCTGATACCtttgaaagtttcatttttcatgttGAGACTACTTCTGAGGAGAATACCGACACCGGATAAGCTTCGTaaatttggtttccatttgCTGTCAAAGTGCTTTTGCTGTACTGAGCCTTCCGAGGAGTCTATTGAGCATTTATTCTCCAATGGACACATTGCGTCATTCCtttggaattattttggagggttaTGTGGAATAAAATTCTCAGGATCTTTTCTACGAGCACGCATAGTAGATTGGTGGTTGAATTCACAGGATTCTGAGTTACGAAAGATTATTTGCCGTATTCTTCCTAGTGTAATTTGCTGGCAGATTTGGAAGGCAAGGAACAAAGCACTGTTTGAGGGTGTCCAGATGCAATCTTCGGCCATTCGCCAAGCCATCTTCTCAGAAATCCAATCCATGGTAGGAATACATTTTAAACAATTGATAAGACTACAATCCTTTTGTCAATTGTATGATTGGTCAAAGGCACCTGGGGGTACGGTTGTATATCAAGGTATCCGCTGGGAAACCAAAGAGACAGGGAGGTATACTCTTAACACTGATGGATGTGCTAAGGGTAATCCAGGAATAGGTGGAGGTGGGGGCATACTCCGGGATTCCACTGGATTACCAATGATTGGTTTCTCGGCATATCTGGGAGAAACTACATGTCTCCGTGCAGAGGCTTGTGCCCTTCTTATTGGTCTTCAGATCTGTATACATAACGGTTTTGGAAACATATGTGTACAATCAGATTCATTGGTTTTAATTGGGATCATTCAACGTCGTACTCAGTGTCCGTGGAAAATTCGAAGATACGTCAACCAGATTTGGCAGTTATTAGATGATCCACCTAGATTCACGCACTGCTATCGGGAGGCTAACACAGTTGCTGATGCTTTATCCAATGTGGGTATATCTCATCCAGATAAACAAATTGAGGTTTACGATACTTTCAGTAAATTCCCAAGGTTGGCTCGTGGGGCAATCCGTTTGGACAGAATAGGGATACCTTCAATTAGAAAAATGAGGATTATGTAA